A region from the Bacteroidales bacterium genome encodes:
- a CDS encoding GntP family permease — translation MFGILFILFAAIVFIIIATSKFNLHPFLALLIATFFIAFFAGIPLNKISGIITTGFGDILKSIGIIIIAGTIIGVILEKSRATTTISQAIIRLVTEKRPTMALSIIGYIVSIPVFCDSAFVILSSINKSLSKKTHKSIVPLAIALSTGLYAPHVLIPPTPGPIAAAANLHMDNLLLIIIMGMIIAVPVVISGNIFANFLAKKYPFTGDIEKLKSYDETNINIKLPTLSASLAPILIPILLMALGTTANIIGQFIHSQAITETLIFLGTPVNALLIGLAFAFFLMPKFNKTTLNDWVGEGLKNAATILVITGVGGALGAVIKFLPLQDYLSEGIATKNLGIFLPFIIAAVLKTAQGSSTVAIITTSAILFPILPSLGFDSETGKALMVMAIGVGAMTISHANDSYFWVVSQFSNMDIKTAYKTHTIASLIQGVTGLISVYIAYLIIG, via the coding sequence ATGTTTGGTATTCTCTTCATATTATTTGCGGCTATTGTTTTCATTATTATAGCAACTTCCAAATTTAACCTTCATCCTTTTTTAGCTTTGCTTATAGCTACCTTTTTTATTGCTTTTTTTGCAGGAATACCACTTAATAAAATAAGTGGCATCATTACCACCGGATTTGGTGATATTCTGAAAAGTATAGGTATTATTATTATTGCAGGTACGATAATTGGCGTGATTTTAGAAAAATCACGGGCTACAACAACCATCTCACAAGCGATTATAAGACTGGTTACAGAAAAAAGACCAACAATGGCATTAAGTATTATCGGATATATTGTATCCATACCCGTGTTTTGTGACTCTGCCTTTGTTATACTATCATCAATCAACAAATCACTATCAAAGAAAACACACAAATCAATTGTGCCTTTAGCCATTGCCCTCTCCACAGGACTTTATGCACCTCACGTACTTATACCCCCTACTCCCGGACCAATAGCAGCCGCTGCTAATTTGCACATGGATAATTTACTTCTTATCATCATAATGGGAATGATTATTGCCGTACCTGTCGTAATTTCAGGTAATATTTTCGCTAATTTTCTGGCAAAAAAATATCCTTTTACAGGAGATATTGAAAAACTGAAATCATATGACGAAACTAACATTAACATTAAATTGCCGACTTTGAGCGCATCATTAGCTCCTATTTTAATCCCGATACTGTTAATGGCTCTTGGAACTACAGCCAATATTATTGGTCAATTTATACATAGTCAGGCTATTACTGAAACCTTAATTTTTTTAGGCACTCCTGTAAATGCACTATTAATTGGCTTAGCATTTGCATTTTTTCTTATGCCTAAATTTAATAAAACAACATTGAATGATTGGGTGGGCGAAGGACTAAAAAATGCTGCTACAATATTGGTTATTACAGGAGTAGGCGGCGCTTTAGGTGCTGTTATTAAATTTTTACCCCTGCAAGATTATCTTAGTGAGGGTATAGCTACCAAAAATTTGGGCATTTTTCTCCCTTTTATAATTGCGGCTGTATTAAAAACGGCTCAGGGTTCTTCAACCGTGGCAATTATAACTACATCTGCTATTCTATTCCCGATTTTACCAAGCTTAGGATTTGATTCAGAAACTGGAAAAGCATTGATGGTAATGGCTATTGGAGTAGGTGCTATGACCATATCACATGCTAATGACAGCTATTTTTGGGTAGTGTCTCAATTTAGTAATATGGATATAAAAACAGCTTACAAAACACATACTATTGCCAGTTTGATTCAAGGTGTAACCGGATTAATTTCGGTTTATATAGCCTATTTAATTATTGGTTGA
- a CDS encoding glycerate kinase, with product MNILIAPDSFKESLSATEVCRFIESGIKKTLFNANITSVPLSDGGEGFVQTIIDATSGRLIKVKAHDPLMRPIDAEYGILGDNETAIIEMTKVSGLELLSSKERNPWITTTYGTGELIRDALNKACKKLIIGIGGSATNDGGAGMIEALGGKLLTTNGKQIEKGGGALKQLATIDLANLDKRLSECQVLVACDVINPLLGKNGASFVFARQKGANSEMIKLLEENLSHYANIIQQEIGKDISDVPGTGAAGGIGAGLIAFLNAELKPGFDIIRDILNLDEYIKQADLIFTAEGKVDFQTQFGKTPFGVAQVAKKYNKPVICLAGSIGEGVEVLYNKGILSVFSIINKPMLLDEAIANASLLLEETAERVMRLYLINKNFV from the coding sequence ATGAATATTTTAATTGCCCCGGATTCTTTTAAAGAAAGTCTTAGTGCTACTGAGGTGTGTCGGTTTATTGAATCTGGAATAAAAAAAACACTATTTAATGCCAACATAACCAGTGTTCCACTATCTGACGGTGGTGAAGGCTTTGTTCAAACTATTATTGATGCTACAAGTGGACGCTTAATAAAAGTTAAAGCACACGATCCACTAATGAGACCAATAGATGCAGAATATGGGATATTGGGCGATAACGAGACTGCCATTATTGAAATGACTAAAGTTTCGGGCTTGGAATTGTTATCTTCAAAAGAAAGGAATCCTTGGATAACAACAACATATGGTACCGGAGAACTTATTCGCGATGCTCTTAATAAAGCTTGCAAAAAACTAATCATTGGTATTGGAGGAAGTGCCACCAATGATGGTGGAGCAGGAATGATTGAAGCCTTGGGCGGTAAATTGCTAACCACCAATGGAAAACAAATTGAAAAAGGAGGAGGAGCCTTAAAGCAATTAGCCACAATAGACCTTGCTAATCTTGATAAAAGACTTTCAGAATGTCAGGTTTTAGTAGCATGTGATGTAATCAATCCCCTGCTTGGTAAAAATGGAGCTTCATTTGTTTTTGCCAGACAAAAAGGTGCAAATTCTGAAATGATTAAATTACTCGAAGAAAATTTATCGCATTATGCAAATATTATTCAACAAGAAATAGGCAAAGATATATCTGATGTTCCGGGGACAGGTGCTGCTGGAGGCATAGGTGCAGGTTTAATTGCCTTTCTTAATGCCGAATTAAAACCGGGGTTCGATATTATCAGAGATATTTTAAATCTGGATGAATATATAAAACAAGCTGACCTTATTTTTACAGCCGAAGGAAAGGTTGATTTTCAAACACAATTTGGTAAAACACCATTTGGTGTCGCACAAGTTGCTAAAAAATATAATAAACCTGTTATTTGTTTGGCGGGATCTATTGGAGAAGGTGTAGAAGTATTATATAATAAAGGAATTTTGAGTGTTTTTTCAATAATAAATAAACCTATGCTTCTTGATGAAGCAATTGCCAATGCATCATTATTACTTGAAGAAACCGCTGAGCGAGTTATGAGGCTTTATTTAATCAATAAAAACTTTGTGTAA